The following coding sequences are from one Nicotiana tabacum cultivar K326 chromosome 1, ASM71507v2, whole genome shotgun sequence window:
- the LOC107801041 gene encoding uncharacterized protein LOC107801041 isoform X1, with amino-acid sequence MRVIQTAGSNYSFLLQQCSFSRKRIGVVEVIKSNLSDSDAKRANLSARKKERIKLPKHDGIGGDNISFHISEFLSHKSGVEAMLNKRALQSFESIDSNMYRCTLPQVQLLNFEVAPVLILQVNPTSEDCTVEMLSCKFEGSDLVEQQNDHFSASMVNRITWETVGSQPFLNVDVKLNISLEIYTMPFTMLPTSAVESPGNLMMQALVDRLVPLLLQQLLQDYDNWVQQHQKSLS; translated from the exons ATGAGGGTCATTCAAACTGCTGGGTCTAATTACTCATTTCTCCTCCAACAATGCTCCTTTTCCAG GAAGAGAATTGGAGTCGTCGAAGTGATCAAGTCTAATTTGTCAGACTCAGATGCCAAGAGAGCAAACCTTTCTGCcaggaagaaagaaagaattaagcTTCCCAAGCATGACGGTATTGGTGGAGATAATATATCATTTCATATAAGTGAATTTCTGAGCCATAAATCTGGTGTTGAAGCAATGTTGAACAAAAGAGCTTTGCAAAGCTTTGAATCTATTGATTCTAACATGTACAG GTGTACTCTACCACAAGTTCAACTTCTGAATTTTGAAGTTGCCCCTGTTTTGATTTTACAAGTGAACCCAACCAGCGAAGACTGCACTGTGGAGATGTTGTCTTGCAAG TTTGAGGGTTCTGATTTGGTAGAGCAGCAGAATGACCACTTTTCAG CATCAATGGTAAACCGTATAACGTGGGAAACAGTTGGATCTCAGCCTTTCCTAAATGTTGATGTGAAATTAAATATCTCTCTTGAG ATATATACCATGCCATTTACCATGCTGCCTACTTCTGCTGTTGAGAGTCCCGGTAACTT AATGATGCAGGCTTTAGTGGACAGGCTAGTACCGTTGCTTTTGCAACAACTGCTTCAAGATTATGACAACTGGGTTCAGCAACATCAGAAATCTCTGTCGTGA
- the LOC107801041 gene encoding uncharacterized protein LOC107801041 isoform X2 yields MRVIQTAGSNYSFLLQQCSFSRKRIGVVEVIKSNLSDSDAKRANLSARKKERIKLPKHDGIGGDNISFHISEFLSHKSGVEAMLNKRALQSFESIDSNMYRCTLPQVQLLNFEVAPVLILQVNPTSEDCTVEMLSCKFEGSDLVEQQNDHFSASMVNRITWETVGSQPFLNVDVKLNISLENDAGFSGQASTVAFATTASRL; encoded by the exons ATGAGGGTCATTCAAACTGCTGGGTCTAATTACTCATTTCTCCTCCAACAATGCTCCTTTTCCAG GAAGAGAATTGGAGTCGTCGAAGTGATCAAGTCTAATTTGTCAGACTCAGATGCCAAGAGAGCAAACCTTTCTGCcaggaagaaagaaagaattaagcTTCCCAAGCATGACGGTATTGGTGGAGATAATATATCATTTCATATAAGTGAATTTCTGAGCCATAAATCTGGTGTTGAAGCAATGTTGAACAAAAGAGCTTTGCAAAGCTTTGAATCTATTGATTCTAACATGTACAG GTGTACTCTACCACAAGTTCAACTTCTGAATTTTGAAGTTGCCCCTGTTTTGATTTTACAAGTGAACCCAACCAGCGAAGACTGCACTGTGGAGATGTTGTCTTGCAAG TTTGAGGGTTCTGATTTGGTAGAGCAGCAGAATGACCACTTTTCAG CATCAATGGTAAACCGTATAACGTGGGAAACAGTTGGATCTCAGCCTTTCCTAAATGTTGATGTGAAATTAAATATCTCTCTTGAG AATGATGCAGGCTTTAGTGGACAGGCTAGTACCGTTGCTTTTGCAACAACTGCTTCAAGATTATGA
- the LOC142163771 gene encoding uncharacterized protein LOC142163771: MDFKRWQQNMFFYLTMLCLQKFIKEDVPDLPDETPENDSFLVIEAWKHSDFLCRNYILSGLEDNLYNVYSGVETSKELWNALEKKYKTEDAGMKKFVAAKFLVDKMVDSKSVITQVQELQVIIHDLLAEGLVINEAFQVAAIIEKLPPLWKDFKNYLKHKRKEMSLEDLIVRLRIEEDNKAAERRGRGNSTIMGANIVEDNKKRKKASSPKYNPSKKRFSENCYNCGKTGHKSTECRARKKDKQRGQANMVEKHDDVDDLCVMLSECNLVGNPKEWWIDSGATRHVCAVREAFSTYASAGPEETLSMGNAATAKIKGYVLAVEKS; this comes from the exons atggatttcaagcgctggcagcaaaatatgttcttctacttgactatgttatgtctacagaagttcatcaaggaagatgttcctgatcttccagatgaaactccagagaatgatagctttctcgtgattgaggcatggaagcattctgacttcttgtgcaggaattatattcttagcgggctggaggataatctgtataatgtatacagtggcgtggagacgtcaaaagaattgtggaatgcacttgaaaagaagtacaaaactgaagatgccgggatgaagaaattcgtcgccgcaaaatttttggtcgacaaaatggtagatagcaagtctgttattacccaagtccaggaattgcaagtgattattcatgatctacttgctgaag gtcttgtcatcaatgaagcattccaagtagcagcaataattgagaagttgcctccattgtggaaggacttcaaaaattatttgaaacacaaacgaaaggagatgtcccttgaagatctcattgttcgattgagaatcgaagaggacaacaaagctgctgagagaagaggccgtggaaattcaacaataatgggagcaaatattgttgaagataacaaaaagagaaagaaggcttctagtccgaaatacaacccaagcaagaagcggttcagtgaaaactgctacaactgtgggaaaaccggacacaaatctacggagtgtcgtgctcggaagaaagacaagcaaaggggtcaagcaaacatggtagaaaagcatgatgatgttgatgacttgtgcgtcatgctttctgaatgcaacctggtaggaaacccaaaggagtggtggattgattctggagccactcgccatgtttgtgctgtgagggaagcattttctacatatgcttctgctggacccgaagagacgctctctatgggaaatgctgctacaGCAAAAATTAAAGGATACG TGTTAGCAGTGGAGAAGAGCTGA